One Thermicanus aegyptius DSM 12793 DNA segment encodes these proteins:
- the queF gene encoding preQ(1) synthase → MENHKPLTLLGNKTEYTYQYNPEILETFPNKYPERDFFVKFNAPEFTALCPITGQPDFATLYISYVPDQKMVESKSLKLYLFSFRNHGSFHEEVVNIICDDLVKLLDPRYLEVWGKFLPRGGISIDPYVNYGKKGTKWEKIAWERLSRHDLFPEKVDNR, encoded by the coding sequence ATGGAAAACCACAAACCCTTAACCCTGCTTGGGAATAAAACCGAGTACACGTATCAATACAATCCCGAGATTTTGGAGACGTTCCCGAATAAGTATCCGGAGCGGGACTTCTTCGTTAAGTTTAATGCCCCGGAATTTACGGCCCTTTGCCCCATCACCGGCCAGCCTGATTTCGCCACCCTTTATATTAGTTATGTGCCGGATCAGAAGATGGTGGAGAGCAAATCGTTAAAGCTTTATCTTTTCAGTTTTCGCAACCATGGTTCTTTCCATGAAGAGGTGGTCAATATCATCTGCGATGATTTGGTCAAGCTCCTTGATCCCCGCTATCTGGAGGTTTGGGGAAAGTTCCTTCCCCGCGGAGGGATCTCCATCGATCCCTATGTTAACTACGGGAAAAAGGGAACAAAATGGGAAAAGATCGCCTGGGAACGTTTATCCCGGCATGACCTCTTCCCGGAAAAGGTAGATAATCGTTGA
- a CDS encoding queuosine precursor transporter, with product MKEFLKTEEPTKKLMTLVGFFVAISLLSNIVAGKIANLGFTYATVAILIYPLTFILADTIAEVWGKEIARRTVWTGLSVNFVISLLLTMAVYFPPAPFYEHQTEFELILGGVPRIVIASLIAYTISQNLDVWMFLTLRKKTKGKHLWLRNNASTMASQLIDTTIFSFVAFLGQMSVFHIMQIIMTEYTIKILLSIFGTPLTYGLVAWARRGSGNHGKPQTLNPAWE from the coding sequence ATGAAGGAATTTTTGAAAACGGAAGAGCCGACGAAGAAATTGATGACCTTGGTCGGCTTCTTCGTGGCGATCTCCCTGCTCTCCAACATCGTGGCGGGCAAGATCGCCAATCTGGGATTTACTTATGCCACCGTAGCCATCCTCATTTATCCCCTCACCTTCATCCTCGCCGATACCATCGCCGAAGTATGGGGGAAGGAGATCGCCAGGCGCACGGTCTGGACAGGACTCTCCGTCAATTTCGTCATCTCCCTGCTTCTCACCATGGCCGTCTATTTCCCACCCGCACCGTTCTATGAACATCAGACCGAATTTGAATTGATCCTGGGCGGCGTTCCCCGCATCGTGATCGCCTCCCTCATCGCCTACACCATTTCCCAAAACCTCGATGTATGGATGTTTCTCACCTTGCGGAAAAAAACGAAGGGGAAGCACCTTTGGTTGAGGAATAACGCGTCCACCATGGCCAGTCAACTGATCGACACCACCATCTTCAGCTTCGTCGCCTTCTTGGGGCAGATGTCGGTTTTCCATATCATGCAAATTATCATGACCGAATATACGATTAAAATTTTGTTATCCATCTTCGGCACCCCGCTCACCTACGGGCTGGTTGCCTGGGCGAGGAGGGGAAGCGGGAATCATGGAAAACCACAAACCCTTAACCCTGCTTGGGAATAA